In Roseofilum casamattae BLCC-M143, the following proteins share a genomic window:
- a CDS encoding tetratricopeptide repeat protein, with protein sequence MKAEAFLDWEEEELEPETAEQVWQRLIRGIRRNKGAGWFFVQCSPARQKETIERLQHSFRKDKVAILELNRESTTLYSEAKAKYEQENCTVLVVRGIEQALFAYEDVKRSLGWDDARAWNYSLQDVPPILNHLNQTRENLWEALPCAIVFVMRLFAVRYFMLRAPDFYDWRVGLLFVVPDSAYDKQTMIERGRYNEYCQLSAVERFKRIAQLHEIIGQPNLSVIEKVDLLIEQGRLFASGGDYLIALSWYDKAIELQPHYSRAWKNRGINLSLLERYEEAIFSFDKAIKFRPGYSRAWRNRGMALDKLGRYEEAIYSYKHAIELQPYSSTTWGHYGNTLLEVGQYKQAIYSFDRAIELQPDDSIAWNNRGNALSDLGKYEEAIYSFDRAIELQPDDSTAWYNRGNTLGYLGRYEEAIYSFNKALELQPDDFTAWNNCGYTLHELGRYKEALYSFYRAIELQPDYLPAWNNRGNALSNLGKYEEAIFSYERAIELQPDFSIAWHNRGNALSNLERYEEAISSYDRAIELQPDYSDAWNDRSTALEKLKQHCDQ encoded by the coding sequence ATGAAAGCTGAAGCATTTCTGGATTGGGAAGAAGAAGAACTAGAGCCGGAAACCGCAGAACAAGTTTGGCAGCGGTTAATCCGAGGCATTCGCCGCAACAAAGGAGCGGGTTGGTTCTTCGTGCAATGTAGTCCAGCGCGACAAAAGGAAACCATTGAGCGATTGCAACATAGTTTTAGGAAGGATAAGGTTGCCATCCTAGAATTAAACCGGGAATCGACAACCCTATACTCAGAAGCCAAGGCAAAGTACGAACAAGAGAACTGCACTGTACTAGTCGTGCGGGGAATTGAGCAGGCATTGTTTGCTTACGAAGATGTGAAACGCTCGTTAGGTTGGGATGATGCTCGGGCGTGGAACTACAGCCTCCAAGATGTGCCTCCAATTCTCAATCATTTGAATCAGACACGGGAAAATCTATGGGAAGCGCTTCCTTGTGCCATTGTTTTTGTGATGCGTTTATTTGCCGTGCGCTACTTTATGCTGCGCGCTCCCGATTTCTATGATTGGCGAGTGGGGTTGTTGTTTGTAGTACCTGATTCAGCCTATGACAAGCAAACAATGATAGAGAGGGGGAGATACAATGAATATTGTCAGCTTTCTGCTGTGGAGCGCTTTAAAAGAATTGCTCAGTTACACGAGATTATAGGGCAACCCAACCTTTCCGTAATCGAAAAAGTAGATTTATTAATTGAACAAGGACGATTGTTTGCCAGTGGAGGAGATTACCTCATTGCCCTCTCCTGGTACGACAAAGCTATAGAATTACAACCACATTACTCTAGGGCATGGAAAAATCGTGGGATTAATTTGTCTCTTTTAGAGCGTTATGAAGAAGCTATTTTTAGTTTTGATAAAGCAATTAAATTTCGACCTGGTTACTCTCGTGCCTGGAGAAATCGTGGGATGGCTTTGGATAAGCTGGGAAGATATGAAGAAGCTATCTACAGTTATAAACATGCTATAGAGCTGCAACCATACAGCTCTACTACCTGGGGACACTATGGTAATACATTACTTGAGGTTGGACAATACAAGCAAGCTATCTACAGTTTCGACCGAGCTATAGAATTGCAACCAGATGACTCAATAGCCTGGAACAATCGCGGTAATGCTTTGAGTGACTTAGGAAAGTATGAGGAAGCTATCTACAGTTTCGACCGAGCTATAGAATTGCAACCAGATGACTCAACTGCTTGGTACAATCGCGGTAATACTTTGGGTTACTTAGGAAGGTATGAGGAAGCTATCTACAGTTTCAATAAAGCTCTAGAACTGCAACCCGATGACTTCACCGCCTGGAACAATTGCGGTTATACTTTGCATGAATTAGGAAGGTATAAGGAAGCTCTCTATAGTTTCTACCGAGCTATAGAACTACAACCAGATTATTTACCTGCCTGGAACAATCGCGGTAATGCTTTGAGTAACTTAGGAAAATATGAGGAAGCTATTTTCAGTTATGAACGAGCAATAGAGCTGCAACCAGATTTCTCGATTGCCTGGCACAATCGCGGTAATGCTTTGAGTAACTTAGAAAGATATGAGGAAGCTATTTCCAGTTATGACCGAGCGATAGAACTGCAACCGGATTACTCTGATGCTTGGAACGATCGCAGCACAGCTTTGGAGAAACTTAAACAACACTGCGACCAATGA
- a CDS encoding AAA family ATPase, producing the protein MPTDEELLTDLFNSFRPDTPLKPGDSRYVDCQSVRGDRDIISQLGSYIVKSDTNTYQLYSGHRGGGKSTELLRLAEYLEEKGCVVVYFAAATDDAGDLSFQDTQYQDILISCTRQLLEKLQGEADSSAIQDWLKNRWQELQDLALTEVSLQQLNVTAALSQFVKITASIRAEPSKRREIRKLVEQNTESLVQALNHFINSAKAARQSEDNANKVVIIVDNLDRIVPIREKEDARTNLEDIYISRSEIMRGLNCHIIYTAPISLLYSTASSELQDIYGTTQVLPMVMVQLENDDVYQPGIAKLRIALERRVASVSKELELVPQIFDEENTVNLLCFSSGGHLRDLLRIAQDAINQSTELPITQKTVKRTISQYRQGYMEALLESDWPLLLDVHENKYRRKNKDYRDLLYRRCILEYCYFDDDEEQTLWQDVHPLIRGSKLFKQRWEEFQSQDNES; encoded by the coding sequence ATGCCTACTGACGAAGAGCTGCTCACAGATTTATTTAACTCATTCCGTCCGGATACGCCACTGAAACCGGGGGACTCGCGCTATGTCGATTGTCAGTCAGTGCGCGGCGATCGAGATATTATTAGTCAGTTAGGAAGCTATATTGTTAAATCTGACACCAACACTTATCAGCTCTATTCCGGCCATCGCGGTGGGGGAAAGTCAACGGAATTATTGCGGTTGGCGGAATATTTGGAAGAGAAAGGCTGTGTGGTGGTCTACTTTGCCGCAGCGACGGATGATGCGGGAGATTTAAGCTTTCAGGATACCCAATATCAAGATATTCTTATTTCTTGTACGCGGCAACTCTTGGAGAAATTGCAAGGCGAAGCAGATTCCTCAGCAATTCAGGATTGGCTCAAAAACCGGTGGCAAGAACTGCAAGATTTGGCGTTAACAGAAGTTTCCTTACAGCAACTTAATGTTACTGCCGCCTTATCCCAATTCGTGAAAATAACCGCATCTATTCGTGCAGAACCGAGTAAGCGCCGGGAGATCCGGAAACTGGTAGAACAAAATACGGAATCTTTAGTGCAGGCGCTGAATCATTTTATTAATAGTGCCAAAGCTGCGAGACAAAGTGAGGATAATGCGAACAAAGTTGTAATTATTGTCGATAATCTCGACCGGATTGTACCTATTCGAGAGAAGGAAGACGCGCGTACCAATCTAGAGGATATTTATATCAGTCGCTCGGAAATTATGCGCGGGCTAAATTGCCACATTATCTATACTGCACCGATTTCTTTACTCTACTCGACAGCATCAAGCGAATTACAAGATATTTACGGGACAACCCAAGTTTTACCAATGGTGATGGTACAGTTGGAAAATGATGATGTTTACCAGCCTGGAATAGCCAAGTTGCGGATAGCGTTGGAGAGGCGGGTTGCTTCTGTCAGCAAGGAACTGGAGTTAGTCCCCCAGATTTTTGATGAAGAGAATACTGTGAATTTATTGTGTTTTAGCTCTGGGGGACATTTACGAGACTTGCTCCGTATTGCCCAGGACGCAATTAACCAAAGCACAGAGTTACCCATTACACAAAAAACAGTAAAACGAACCATTTCTCAATATCGACAGGGGTATATGGAAGCGCTGCTAGAGTCCGATTGGCCCTTATTGTTGGATGTACACGAAAACAAATACCGACGCAAAAATAAAGACTATCGCGATTTACTTTATCGGCGTTGCATTTTGGAGTATTGCTATTTTGATGACGACGAAGAGCAGACTCTCTGGCAAGATGTACATCCGTTAATTCGTGGCTCTAAGTTATTTAAGCAGCGTTGGGAAGAATTCCAAAGTCAGGATAATGAAAGCTGA
- a CDS encoding carbon dioxide-concentrating mechanism protein CcmK — MSRLNRLNGSALGLVSTRSFPVAIAVADAMVKAAEVFLVGIEKIGNGYCTAIARGRIADIRLAVDYGGQSARDFGPDQFVGTSVIPRPLDNLEAIFPINPEYMDLAPQSGSQSYSRQAVGLLETIGFPPMVGAADAMLKSANVELMSFETIGSGLCTAIIRGNVADVAVAIESGMHEAQRIGELNAIYIIPRPQDDLEQILPVASCLLEEQPQPLQLPVNLQQEELEAEPLELPQLEKIPLQLDDK, encoded by the coding sequence ATGAGTAGACTTAATCGTCTCAACGGCAGTGCATTAGGTTTGGTTTCCACTCGTAGCTTCCCAGTTGCGATCGCTGTAGCAGACGCAATGGTGAAGGCAGCGGAAGTGTTCTTAGTCGGAATCGAGAAAATTGGCAACGGATACTGTACGGCGATCGCCAGAGGACGGATTGCCGATATTCGCCTGGCGGTAGACTATGGCGGACAGAGTGCTCGCGATTTCGGCCCCGATCAGTTTGTGGGAACGAGCGTGATTCCCCGGCCTCTGGATAATCTGGAAGCCATTTTTCCGATTAATCCAGAGTATATGGATTTGGCTCCCCAAAGTGGCAGTCAATCCTATAGCCGTCAAGCCGTCGGACTGTTAGAGACCATTGGGTTTCCGCCCATGGTGGGGGCGGCTGATGCCATGCTGAAATCGGCGAATGTGGAGTTAATGTCCTTTGAGACGATCGGTTCCGGACTGTGTACGGCAATTATTCGCGGAAATGTCGCTGATGTGGCTGTTGCGATCGAATCGGGGATGCACGAAGCGCAACGGATTGGCGAGTTGAACGCGATTTATATTATTCCCCGTCCGCAAGACGATCTCGAGCAGATTCTACCCGTTGCCAGTTGCCTGTTAGAAGAGCAACCGCAACCGCTGCAACTTCCGGTGAACCTGCAACAGGAAGAGTTGGAGGCAGAACCTCTAGAGTTACCGCAACTGGAGAAAATACCGCTGCAACTTGACGACAAATAA
- a CDS encoding ribulose bisphosphate carboxylase small subunit, whose translation MVVRSRPAPPTPWSQNLAEPQVDTTAFVHSFSNIIGDVSIGANVLIAPGTSIRADEGFPFHIGDRTNVQDGVVIHGLEEGRAIGDDGKEYSVWIGNNASITHMALIHGPAYVGDDCFIGFRSTVFNARIGKGCIVMMHTLIQDVEIPPGKYVPSGSIITNQQQADRLPDVQESDVAFARHVVGVNEALRAGYRCAADIECIAPMSNGSGQSNGSSDVKEPSNMTTINSETVGQVRQLLAQGYRIGAEYADQRRFRTGSWKSCPTIESSNVGAVLSALESCLSAHAGEYVRLIGIDTRAKRRVVETIIQRPGDQTTSSSASTPTTSYASTNGSAASVSVGSDLKSKVQAWLNQGYRITTEHADKRRFRTSSWLGGTPINGTTAGAVVDGIEANLQQFEGEYVRLIAVDTLAKRRIAEEVIQRPEGRVAESPNTGTSFSSTSMAPGRAAASSNGGMVSGKLSAEAVEQVRALLAQGYKIGTEHADKRRYKVGSWQSCSPIQSSRESEVLAALEACLAEHSGEYVRMLGIDPKAKRRMAESVIQRP comes from the coding sequence ATGGTCGTGCGCAGCCGCCCCGCTCCCCCCACCCCTTGGTCGCAAAACTTAGCCGAACCGCAAGTGGATACCACTGCATTCGTGCATTCCTTCTCTAACATCATTGGAGACGTGAGCATTGGTGCCAATGTATTGATCGCGCCGGGAACTTCTATCCGAGCGGATGAAGGGTTTCCGTTCCATATTGGCGATCGCACCAACGTGCAAGATGGGGTGGTCATTCACGGTCTCGAAGAAGGCCGGGCGATCGGAGACGATGGGAAAGAGTACTCAGTATGGATTGGTAATAATGCATCAATCACTCACATGGCTCTGATTCACGGGCCGGCTTATGTGGGAGATGATTGTTTTATTGGATTTCGCTCTACGGTCTTTAATGCCCGAATTGGCAAAGGTTGCATTGTCATGATGCATACCTTAATCCAAGATGTGGAAATTCCGCCAGGGAAATACGTTCCTTCCGGATCGATTATTACCAATCAGCAGCAAGCCGATCGCCTGCCCGACGTGCAAGAGAGCGATGTTGCCTTTGCTCGTCATGTAGTTGGGGTCAATGAAGCCCTCAGAGCCGGCTATCGATGTGCTGCCGATATTGAGTGTATTGCCCCGATGAGCAATGGATCGGGTCAATCGAATGGATCGAGTGATGTAAAAGAACCAAGTAATATGACAACTATTAATTCAGAAACCGTCGGACAAGTTAGGCAACTCTTGGCTCAAGGATATCGTATCGGAGCTGAATATGCCGACCAGCGTCGTTTCCGCACTGGCTCTTGGAAAAGCTGTCCCACCATTGAGTCAAGCAATGTGGGAGCCGTTCTGTCGGCTCTCGAGTCGTGCTTATCTGCCCATGCTGGGGAATACGTTCGCTTAATTGGCATCGATACCCGAGCGAAACGCCGAGTCGTAGAAACCATTATCCAGCGTCCTGGAGACCAAACTACGTCCTCGAGTGCTAGCACCCCGACGACATCTTATGCATCAACCAATGGCTCGGCTGCCAGTGTTAGCGTTGGCTCCGACTTGAAAAGTAAGGTGCAAGCTTGGCTGAACCAAGGCTACCGCATCACCACCGAACATGCTGACAAGCGGCGCTTCCGTACCAGTTCTTGGCTGGGAGGAACTCCGATTAACGGCACGACGGCTGGAGCAGTGGTTGATGGTATTGAAGCCAACCTGCAGCAATTTGAGGGAGAGTACGTGCGCCTGATTGCCGTAGATACTCTCGCCAAACGCCGGATTGCGGAAGAAGTGATTCAACGGCCGGAGGGACGAGTGGCTGAGAGTCCCAACACTGGAACCAGCTTCTCTAGCACCTCAATGGCTCCCGGACGCGCTGCTGCCAGTAGCAATGGTGGCATGGTTTCCGGTAAATTGAGCGCCGAAGCGGTCGAGCAAGTCCGCGCTCTGCTGGCTCAAGGATACAAAATCGGTACCGAACATGCCGACAAGCGCCGGTACAAAGTTGGTTCCTGGCAGAGTTGCTCTCCGATTCAATCCAGCCGAGAATCGGAAGTTCTGGCGGCATTAGAAGCCTGTTTAGCCGAGCATAGCGGCGAATACGTGCGCATGTTAGGTATCGACCCGAAAGCGAAACGTCGGATGGCAGAATCGGTCATTCAACGTCCGTAG
- a CDS encoding EutN/CcmL family microcompartment protein, producing MQIAKVCGTVVSTQKDPSLRGSKFLLLQLMDAEGNPLPEYEVAADPTVGAGVDEWVLVSRGSAARQIEGSQNRPLDAIVVGIIDTVTVGNSRLYSKKDNY from the coding sequence ATGCAAATTGCCAAAGTTTGCGGTACGGTCGTGAGCACCCAAAAAGACCCGAGTCTTCGAGGATCTAAATTCCTCCTGTTGCAATTAATGGATGCAGAAGGAAATCCCCTTCCCGAATACGAGGTCGCCGCAGACCCCACAGTGGGAGCTGGGGTCGATGAATGGGTGCTAGTGAGTCGCGGCAGTGCGGCTCGCCAAATTGAAGGAAGTCAAAATCGTCCTCTAGATGCGATCGTGGTCGGAATTATCGATACCGTCACGGTCGGCAACTCGCGGCTCTATAGCAAAAAAGATAACTATTGA
- a CDS encoding carbon dioxide-concentrating mechanism protein CcmK — translation MSIAVGMIETEGFPAVVEAADAMVKAARVTLVGYEKIGSGRVTVIVRGDVSEVQASVAAGVDNIKRVNGGLVLSTHIIARPHENLEFVLPIRYTEDVQQFAESTNAIRTAGR, via the coding sequence ATGTCAATTGCAGTTGGAATGATCGAAACCGAAGGGTTTCCTGCGGTCGTCGAAGCGGCTGACGCCATGGTGAAAGCCGCTCGCGTTACCTTGGTTGGATATGAAAAAATTGGTAGCGGTCGGGTGACCGTTATCGTTCGTGGCGACGTATCGGAAGTTCAAGCGTCTGTTGCCGCTGGTGTCGATAACATTAAGCGGGTCAATGGCGGACTGGTTCTGTCCACCCACATCATTGCCCGTCCTCATGAAAACTTAGAATTCGTTCTGCCGATTCGCTATACCGAAGACGTACAGCAATTTGCTGAAAGTACTAATGCCATTCGTACCGCCGGCCGCTAG
- a CDS encoding carbon dioxide-concentrating mechanism protein CcmK — MPIAVGMVETKGFPAVVEAADSMVKAARVTLVGYEKIGSGRVTVIVRGDVSEVQASVAAGIESAKRVDGGEVLSTHIIARPHENLEYVLPIRYTEEVEQFRSY, encoded by the coding sequence ATGCCAATTGCAGTTGGAATGGTAGAAACCAAAGGCTTTCCTGCGGTCGTCGAAGCCGCTGATTCCATGGTGAAAGCTGCCCGCGTTACCCTGGTTGGATATGAAAAAATTGGTAGCGGTCGGGTCACCGTTATCGTTCGTGGCGACGTATCGGAAGTCCAAGCTTCAGTTGCTGCTGGGATCGAATCCGCGAAGCGAGTTGATGGCGGAGAAGTTCTCTCGACCCACATCATTGCTCGTCCCCACGAAAACTTAGAGTACGTTCTTCCGATCCGCTATACCGAAGAAGTCGAACAATTCCGCAGTTATTAA
- a CDS encoding NAD(P)H-quinone oxidoreductase subunit F translates to MAEYFLATSGWIPFYGLIGALLALPWSTRIIRRTGPRPAAYINILMSAIALLHGSIALTIAWDREPYFMVWHWLQTADIDLSLTLTMSSVTLGALSLIGALSFLAQLYALGYMEKDWALARFFAMMGFFEAAMSGIVLSDSLLLTYGLLEMLTLSTYLLVGFWYAQPLVVTAARDAFLTKRVGDILLLMGLIALGTTAGTLEFDKLYEWADTAELSPWFAALLGLALIAGPIGKCAQFPLHLWLDEAMEGPNPASILRNSVVVGCGAYVLIKLQPILALSPITDAALVIVGTVTALGASLVAIAQIDIKRALSHNTSAYLGLVFIAVGTQWTGFALMMLFAHAIAKALLFMSIGSVILTTNSQDMTELGGLGGRMPLTSSSFIIGSAGLVGLLPLGGFWALRLGEDDFWYYEPWLVGVLLLVNALSAVNFVRVYRLVFAGEPRPKTRRAPEVFWPMAVPMVSLIIITLLCPFILDRLSLIPTWQYLHKATVILIVLSGIIGLAIGFKIPLERSLARSIVKPIKFTQDLLAYDFYIDRLYRVTVVFAVEKSAQFTSWFDRFIVDGIVNLVGVATLFGGEGLKYSSGGQSQLYVLTILVGVGLLVALMGWFAYY, encoded by the coding sequence ATGGCTGAATATTTCCTCGCAACTAGCGGGTGGATTCCCTTCTATGGGTTGATAGGTGCGCTGCTGGCTCTGCCTTGGTCAACTCGCATCATACGGCGCACCGGACCGCGACCCGCAGCCTATATCAACATCCTGATGAGCGCGATCGCATTGCTCCATGGCTCCATTGCCCTCACCATCGCCTGGGACAGAGAACCTTACTTCATGGTTTGGCACTGGTTACAGACAGCCGATATCGATCTGTCCTTAACTCTAACCATGTCGTCTGTCACCTTAGGTGCTCTCTCCCTCATTGGCGCTCTCAGCTTTCTGGCTCAATTATATGCCCTCGGCTATATGGAAAAAGATTGGGCTTTAGCTCGATTTTTCGCCATGATGGGCTTTTTTGAAGCTGCCATGAGCGGCATTGTCTTAAGCGACTCTCTCTTGCTCACCTATGGACTGTTAGAAATGCTGACCCTTTCGACCTATCTACTGGTCGGATTTTGGTACGCTCAACCCCTCGTAGTCACCGCAGCTAGAGATGCATTTTTAACGAAGCGAGTGGGGGATATCCTCCTGTTGATGGGGTTAATTGCTTTGGGGACAACAGCCGGAACCCTAGAGTTCGACAAACTTTATGAATGGGCGGATACGGCGGAATTATCCCCCTGGTTTGCTGCTTTACTGGGTTTAGCCTTGATTGCCGGACCGATCGGAAAATGCGCTCAATTTCCATTGCACTTATGGCTCGATGAAGCCATGGAAGGACCGAACCCAGCGTCAATCTTGCGGAACTCTGTCGTTGTGGGCTGCGGAGCTTATGTGTTAATTAAGTTACAGCCGATTTTAGCCTTGTCTCCGATTACCGATGCCGCCTTGGTCATTGTGGGAACGGTAACCGCATTGGGAGCTTCGTTAGTTGCGATCGCCCAAATTGATATTAAACGCGCTCTCTCTCACAATACCAGTGCTTATCTCGGGTTGGTCTTTATTGCTGTGGGGACGCAGTGGACTGGGTTTGCCCTGATGATGCTGTTTGCTCATGCGATCGCCAAAGCCCTATTATTCATGAGTATCGGTTCGGTTATTTTAACCACAAATAGCCAAGACATGACCGAACTTGGCGGATTGGGCGGACGAATGCCATTAACTAGCTCGTCATTTATCATCGGTAGTGCCGGACTCGTTGGCTTATTGCCTCTGGGCGGGTTTTGGGCCCTGCGTTTGGGAGAAGATGACTTTTGGTATTACGAACCCTGGTTAGTGGGAGTACTCTTACTGGTTAATGCTCTCAGCGCTGTTAATTTTGTTCGCGTCTATCGCTTAGTCTTTGCTGGAGAACCTCGACCGAAAACCCGACGAGCGCCAGAAGTCTTTTGGCCCATGGCCGTCCCCATGGTCAGTTTGATAATTATTACCTTACTGTGTCCGTTCATCTTAGATCGACTGTCCCTAATTCCCACATGGCAGTATTTGCACAAAGCTACGGTTATCTTGATCGTCTTATCGGGAATTATCGGACTGGCGATCGGGTTTAAGATTCCTCTGGAACGAAGTCTCGCTCGCTCTATCGTGAAACCGATTAAGTTTACTCAAGACTTATTAGCCTATGATTTCTATATCGATCGCCTGTATCGAGTTACTGTTGTCTTTGCAGTAGAAAAATCTGCCCAGTTTACGTCCTGGTTCGATCGCTTTATCGTTGATGGTATTGTTAACCTTGTCGGTGTCGCAACGCTCTTTGGCGGTGAAGGCCTCAAATACAGTTCCGGCGGTCAATCGCAACTTTATGTACTGACTATTCTTGTAGGCGTAGGATTGTTAGTTGCCTTGATGGGATGGTTTGCCTATTACTAA
- a CDS encoding type II toxin-antitoxin system VapC family toxin — protein MATEPKQIYVDTNILAYVANTKASQHRAALEIFRPTEREILCVSSQVLAEFYSYITNPAILAKPLEPTEATFRIRRICQMPHIRLLSTPVDLFKRWMSLLEERSVTNGGIFDLLHIAIMLAHDIPTIYTFNTKDFTWCSEIEAIDPGNLIE, from the coding sequence ATGGCAACCGAGCCTAAACAGATTTATGTGGATACTAATATTCTCGCTTATGTTGCCAATACCAAAGCATCTCAACATCGAGCTGCACTAGAAATATTTCGACCGACAGAACGAGAAATATTATGCGTATCATCCCAGGTTTTAGCTGAATTTTACTCGTACATTACCAATCCTGCTATTTTGGCTAAACCTTTAGAGCCAACTGAAGCAACGTTCCGCATTCGACGAATTTGTCAAATGCCTCATATTCGTTTACTTTCAACACCAGTAGATTTGTTTAAACGTTGGATGAGTTTATTGGAAGAGCGATCGGTGACCAATGGAGGTATTTTCGATCTACTCCATATTGCCATTATGTTAGCCCATGATATTCCCACTATCTATACTTTTAATACGAAAGATTTTACTTGGTGTTCTGAAATAGAGGCGATCGATCCTGGTAATTTAATTGAGTAG
- a CDS encoding XisI protein has product MDRVEEYRQIIRSVLVPYTEIDYANVEATNYAVFDPETDQYIIVSVGWQDDRRVHGCLIHVAILNDRVWVQRDNTEDGVTRDFVAAGIPKSDIVLGFHEPEIRPHTGFAVG; this is encoded by the coding sequence ATGGATAGAGTAGAAGAATATCGTCAAATCATCCGCTCTGTACTGGTTCCTTATACGGAAATAGATTATGCCAATGTTGAGGCAACTAATTATGCAGTCTTCGATCCAGAAACCGACCAATACATCATTGTCTCAGTGGGTTGGCAAGATGATAGACGAGTCCATGGATGTTTAATTCATGTCGCAATTCTCAACGATCGAGTTTGGGTTCAACGGGATAATACAGAAGATGGGGTTACCCGTGATTTCGTCGCAGCAGGAATCCCAAAATCCGATATCGTTTTGGGATTTCACGAACCGGAAATTCGTCCTCATACCGGATTTGCTGTGGGTTAA